In one window of Ptiloglossa arizonensis isolate GNS036 chromosome 5, iyPtiAriz1_principal, whole genome shotgun sequence DNA:
- the LOC143146927 gene encoding 7SK snRNA methylphosphate capping enzyme: MSSAQVDRPTKVGHINKKENEKSRKTFNSSHKKHKHEDSRHFKFGRKRLQSFSSNGKFFPPYKRRKKEGAIIPPTKFLLGGNICDPLNLNSMQDEEINRAMNAVTPKSSPLPTPKHKKEVIEVIIPPNICDPLNLCNCNDNDEYEKQLISPTKKGSKRRNRKKKRASSSSGKDDASDPAETKTKDCVATDITEPMEQSTAENVETEQQQVLLHSPPVIQPKEPKPESPQKDKNKLRLKGLEEPKDKRLWKVDVKDKIVSPVIPQPGAWKPRPQHRPSQDKKKKQTMPNFREKDARYQYGNYNRYYGYRNFQQELDTRLTVFAQRKELFIGKDVLDIGCNIGHITLSVARDFSACSVTGIDIDRTLINIARKNIKRYVNYVQSPAGNRDSDQQDVNFFPISMPINYGPVDVPGFTKNKNHKGFPHNVTFVQGNYVLEDDALLCTEQPQFDTILCLSITKWIHLNFGDAGLKQAFKRIYAQLRPGGVLVLEPQGWSSYNKKKSLTERIYKNYQSIEFRPHNFTQYLLSPEVGFSKCEVLSIPPHPSKGFQRPIHLFTKPGSSQESTDNSEASTSNRQERTDEVRRKMERREYEQKLFQKDDVKEGNMSEISHQSSECMSQYEQLENVYAPSATPCYDTPGYNNDSQPPDASKMCYLDVSIESEKMESENQDASNKQINQRSNESTIENPASRKRSMETASDDVCNVDAKKVKRQEESSASRTVSEGEGRRTLETKEKETSSEPVSVNESESRLEEEQQLDSNESKIRSVVDGLSNTNEKVSSCVNSVKEVPNSRTEEQREQKNGSRSPCNEEQTETQRCELTSDNT; encoded by the exons ATGTCGTCTGCACAAGTTGATCGTCCCACCAAAGTGGGTCATATCAATAAGAAGGAAAATGAGAAATCAAGGAAAACATTCAATTCTTCTCATAAGAAGCACAAGCATGAAGATAGTCGTCATTTTAAGTTTGGACGCAAACGATTACAGAGTTTCTCCAGCAACGGTAAATTTTTTCCACCGTACAAACGCAGAAAGAAGGAAGGTGCCATTATTCCACCAACAAAGTTTCTACTTGGTGGGAATATATGTGATCCATTGAATTTAAACAGTATgcaagacgaagaaataaatagagccaTGAATGCTGTTACACCTAAGTCTAGCCCCCTTCCAACACCTAAGCACAAAAAAGAAGTTATCGAAGTAATTATACCTCCAAATATCTGTGATCCTTTAAATCTATGCAACTGTAATGACAATGACGAATATGAGAAGCAACTTATTTCCCCCACAAAAAAGGGTTCAAAACGTAGAAATAGGAAGAAAAAACGAGCATCTTCAAGTTCTGGGAAAGATGATGCAAGCGATCCAGCCGAAACCAAAACTAAAGATTGTGTTGCAACTGATATTACTGAACCCATGGAGCAAAGTACAGCAGAAAATGTTGAGACCGAACAACAGCAGGTATTGTTACATTCGCCACCAGTCATTCAGCCTAAGGAACCCAAACCTGAGAGTCCACAaaaggataaaaataaattgcgtTTGAAAGGTTTAGAAGAACCGAAGGATAAAAGGTTATGGAAAGTCGATGTCAAAGATAAAATTGTAAGCCCTGTCATTCCTCAACCTGGAGCATGGAAACCTAGACCGCAACATCGGCCTAGtcaagataaaaaaaagaaacaaacaatgccAAATTTCAGAGAGAAAGATGCACGTTATCAATATGGCAACTACAACAGGTACTATGGGTATCGTAATTTTCAGCAAGAACTGGATACAAGACTGACAGTATTTGCACAACGCAAAGAATTATTTATTGGAAAAGATGTTCTTGACATTGGGTGCAATATTGGCCATATTACTCTGTCCGTTGCAAGAGATTTCTCTGCTTGCAGTGTAACTGGTATCGACATTGATCGAACACTCATCAACATTGCTCGGAAAAATATTAAACGCTATGTCAATTATGTACAGTCTCCTGCTGGTAACAGAGACAGTGATCAGCAAGACGTAAATTTCTTTCCAATATCTATGCCAATCAATTATGGACCAGTTGATGTTCCAGGTTTCACAAAGAATAAGAATCATAAAGGTTTTCCTCATAATGTCACTTTTGTGCAG GGTAATTACGTGCTGGAGGACGATGCTCTTTTGTGTACAGAACAACCACAGTTTGACACGATTTTGTGTTTGTCGATCACCAAGTGGATACACTTAAATTTCGGCGACGCGGGTCTCAAGCAGGCTTTCAAACGCATATATGCGCAGTTACGTCCAGGTGGAGTCTTGGTGTTGGAACCTCAAGGTTGGAGCAGTTACAATAAGAAAAAGAGTCTTACA GaacgaatatataaaaattaccaGAGTATTGAGTTTCGACCACACAACTTTACGCAATACTTACTGTCTCCCGAAGTTGGTTTCTCCAAGTGCGAGGTTCTCTCGATTCCTCCGCATCCGTCGAAAGGCTTTCAGCGACCAATTCACTTGTTCACGAAACCTGGATCATCGCAGGAAAGTACGGACAATTCCGAAGCGAGTACATCGAATCGACAAGAGCGAACGGACGAAGTGAGAAGAAAAATGGAGCGCAGGGAGTACGAGCAGAAACTGTTCCAGAAAGATGACGTTAAGGAGGGAAACATGTCGGAGATCAGCCACCAGAGCAGCGAGTGCATGAGCCAATACGAACAGCTGGAAAACGTTTACGCGCCTAGCGCGACACCGTGTTACGACACGCCTGGGTACAACAACGACAGTCAACCACCGGACGCGTCAAAAATGTGTTACTTGGACGTCAGCATCGAAAGCGAGAAAATGGAGTCGGAGAACCAGGACGCGTCGAACAAACAGATCAATCAACGAAGCAACGAATCGACGATAGAGAATCCTGCGTCCCGGAAACGAAGCATGGAGACAGCATCGGACGATGTTTGCAACGTAGATGCGAAAAAGGTCAAAAGACAAGAGGAGAGTTCTGCGTCCAGAACTGTCAGCGAGGGAGAAGGAAGAAGAACGTTGGAAACCAAGGAGAAGGAAACATCCAGCGAACCGGTTTCCGTAAACGAAAGCGAAAGCAGGTTGGAGGAGGAGCAACAATTGGATAGCAACGAATCAAAGATTCGATCGGTGGTCGACGGTTTAAGTAACACCAATGAGAAAGTTTCGAGTTGTGTAAATTCCGTGAAGGAGGTACCAAATTCAAGGACCGAGGAACAGAGGGAGCAGAAGAACGGATCGAGGAgtccgtgcaacgaagaacaaaCAGAGACGCAGCGCTGCGAATTAACCTCGGATAACACGTAA